GCAAGTGTTGGAATATTTGGAAAAATACCACTTCAGTCCCTCTGGGATAGCGGCTTTGCAAGCAACTGGAATTTTTGCCAATGTTCCCGAGAGTTTTTGGTCACTGCTTGCTGAGGGACGTTTTACTGGCAATGTTTGGGCGGTACCTGAGGGAACAGCAGTGTTTGCGAATGAGCCTCTGTTGCGAGTGGAAGCACCTCTTTGGCAAGCACAACTGGTAGAAACTTACCTTTTGAATACCATAAATTACCAGAGTTTGATTGCGACACGTGCAGCAAGATTACGCGATGTGGCGTCTGAAAATGCAACACTGCTGGAATTTGGAACCAGACGGGCATTTAGCCCGCAAGCGTCTTTGTGGGCGGCGCGTGCAGCACTGGCTGGTGGTTTGGATGCAACATCGAATGTGTTAGCGGCGCTACAACTGGGAGAAAAACCTAGTGGTACGATGGCTCACGCTTTGGTTATGGCACTGTCGGCAATGGAAGGTAGCGAAGACCAGGCATTTACTGTTTTTCATCGTTATTTCCCAGGTGCGCCTTTATTAATTGATACTTACGATACTATTGCAGCTGCCGAGCGGTTGTCTGCAAAGGTTAATTCCGGGGAAATCCAATTAGCCGGGGTTAGGTTGGATTCTGGTGATTTGGTGTCGTTGTCAAAACAAGTGCGATGGCTTCTTCCAGATGTGTCAATTTTTGCAAGTGGCGACTTGGACGAGTGGGAAATCGCGCGGCTTAAGGCTGCTGGTGCGCAGATTGATGGTTATGGGCTGGGAACACGACTGGTGACTGGTTCTGCTGTCAATGGAGTCTACAAACTGGTGGAAATTGATGGGACTCCGGTGATGAAACATTCGAGTGGTAAGGCGACTTACCCAGGACGTAAGCAGATTTTTCGCTCTTTTGAGGGAAGTCAGGTGAAAGCAGACTGTTTGGGCTTGGTGAGTGAAGAACACGGAAGATATGGAAACGAAGAATTTCCCCAATCTTCACATCTGCCTTTGTTGCAGTTGTTTGTTAAGGAAGGTAAACGGGTGCAAGCACAACAGACTTTGGCAGAAATTCGACAAAGGACTGCCACTTCCGTTGCTAGTTTGCCAGACCAGACGCGACGTTTGGAGAATCCCGTATCGGTGAAAGTGGAGATTTCTGAACAGTTACAACAGTTGACTCAAAAGACGAAGAACCTGACTGCACAGTTAGAGAGCGGAGCAGGGAGTAAGGGAGTGAGGGAGAATAATTTTGATTACTAATGACCAATGATTGCTTAATGGTACAAGCCCCCAGATTAATCCTGTGGAATTAATCCAAAATCTAAAATCCAAAATCTAAAATCCAAAATCTAAAATCCAAAATCTAAAATCCAAAATTGTCTGACTATGAAAGTTGCTCTGTTTGGTACGAGTGCTGATCCACCAACTGCTGGACACCAAGCGGTTATTCGTTGGCTGTCAGACCATTTTGATTGGGTGGCAGTTTGGGCGGCAAATAATCCATTGAAATCGCATCAAACCCCTTTAGAACATCGGGTAGCAATGTTAAATTTCTTGATTTTGGATATTGACTCATCAAAGCATAATATTGCTTTGGAACAGGAATTAAGTCACTTGAGAACGCTGGAAACATTAGAGAAAGCAAAAAAACGTTGGTCAGAGGCGGAGTTTACATTAGTGGTTGGTTCAGATTTACTAGCTCAATTACCGCGCTGGTATCGTATTGAAGATTTATTGCAACAAGTACAACTTTTGGTCATACCGCGCCCAAGATATGCAATAGATGAATCTAATTTACATATTGTGCAAAAACTCGGAGGGAAAGTCACGGTTGCCAAGTTTATTGGTCTAGATGTGTCCTCAACAGCGTATCGTGAAAATGGCGATCGCGAAGCCCTGACACCTCTAGTCGTTGATTATATTCACAAAGAGCATTTGTACAAATGTCTACCCGAAAATTTAACTTGTTAAACTATAAGTACTTTTGCCAAGCTACTCCAAATCCTAAACTCAAAATTGCATTCAATTGAAAACGGCTATATGCCAGGACACAACAAAATAAAGATTGTACACGCGCTAAAACAACCACCTTTAGCAGATTTCAAGGTCGGTGTTGATAATGTTATTTTCTCTGTAGATACTGCACAAAATCGACTGCTGGTTCTATTAGTCATGAGACACCAGGAGCCATTTTTAAATTCTTGGAGTCTTCCTGGTACTTTGGTACGTCAAGGTGAGTCTTTAGAAGATGCTGCGTATCGGATTCTGTCTGAAAAAATAAGGGTAAAAAACCTTTATTTAGAGCAACTTTATACTTTTGGAGGACCATCACGTGATCCCCGGGAAGCAAGCGATAGTTATGGTGTACGTTATCTATCGGTGAGTTACTTTGCCCTCGTGCGATTTGAGGAAGCAGAATTGATTGCTGATGGAGTCACTGGAATAGCTTGGTATCCGGTGAAGCAATTGCCGCAACTAGCTTTTGACCATAACAAGATTTTGGCATACGGACACAGGCGTTTGCGAAATAAGTTGGAGTATAGTCCAGTCGCATTTGAAGTGTTGCCAGAAGTGTTTACTTTGAATGATTTATATCAGTTATATACTACAGTTTTAGGAGAAATCTTTTCTGATTACTCTAATTTTCGAGCGCGTTTACTCAAGTTAGGTTTTCTATACGATACAGGAATAAAGGTGTCGCGTGGTGCTGGTCGTCCAGCTAGTTTATATAAATTTGATGCGGAAGCTTTTGCTCCTTTTAAGGATAAACCTTTGGTTTTTCTTTAATTACAAAAATGTATGGATACAATAGCAGCTTGTTGTAACTCTGGCAGACAAACATTATAGAGCGCAACATGTCTGTTAAGAGGACGAAGAGAAGAAAACAAAAAGAGGAAAATGAAAATAGCGATCGCTCAACTTAATCCTACCATTGGTGATTTGCCAGGTAATTCTCAGAAAATTCTGGACGCGGCACGAAAAGCAGTTGCAGAAGGTGCCCGTTTATTACTAACGCCAGAACTTTCTTTATGTGGCTATCCACCCCGTGATTTATTGCTTAATCCTAGTTTTGTTCAAGCAATGGAAATTGCTTTAGAACAACTAGCACAAGATTTGCCTCCAGAACTCGCTGTGTTAGTAGGCACGGTTGAAGAAAATGTAAAAGCACACAAGACGGGCGGTAAAAGTTTATTTAATAGTATCGCTTTGTTAGAAAGGGGAAAAGTCAAGCAAATTTTTCACAAGTGCCTTTTACCAACTTATGATGTTTTTGATGAAAATCGCTATTTTGAGCCAGGTTCAGAAGCTAGTTATTTTACCTTAGATGATATTCGTATTGGCGTCACAATTTGCGAAGATTTATGGAATGATGAGGAATTTTGGGGTAAGCGAAGTTATGTCACGAATCCAATTGCTGACTTAACAATTTTGGGTGTAGATTTGATTGTGAATTTGTCTGCTTCTCCTTATAGTGCTGGCAAGCAGAAGTCTCGCGAAGCAATGCT
This portion of the Brasilonema sennae CENA114 genome encodes:
- a CDS encoding nicotinate phosphoribosyltransferase, encoding MTSFPSWNHASTNNQQQQNTQNQELTLSTIDNSLLTDLYQLTMAACYAGEGVEQRWASFELFVRRLPENFGYLIAMGLAQVLEYLEKYHFSPSGIAALQATGIFANVPESFWSLLAEGRFTGNVWAVPEGTAVFANEPLLRVEAPLWQAQLVETYLLNTINYQSLIATRAARLRDVASENATLLEFGTRRAFSPQASLWAARAALAGGLDATSNVLAALQLGEKPSGTMAHALVMALSAMEGSEDQAFTVFHRYFPGAPLLIDTYDTIAAAERLSAKVNSGEIQLAGVRLDSGDLVSLSKQVRWLLPDVSIFASGDLDEWEIARLKAAGAQIDGYGLGTRLVTGSAVNGVYKLVEIDGTPVMKHSSGKATYPGRKQIFRSFEGSQVKADCLGLVSEEHGRYGNEEFPQSSHLPLLQLFVKEGKRVQAQQTLAEIRQRTATSVASLPDQTRRLENPVSVKVEISEQLQQLTQKTKNLTAQLESGAGSKGVRENNFDY
- a CDS encoding nicotinate-nucleotide adenylyltransferase, translating into MKVALFGTSADPPTAGHQAVIRWLSDHFDWVAVWAANNPLKSHQTPLEHRVAMLNFLILDIDSSKHNIALEQELSHLRTLETLEKAKKRWSEAEFTLVVGSDLLAQLPRWYRIEDLLQQVQLLVIPRPRYAIDESNLHIVQKLGGKVTVAKFIGLDVSSTAYRENGDREALTPLVVDYIHKEHLYKCLPENLTC
- a CDS encoding NUDIX hydrolase codes for the protein MPGHNKIKIVHALKQPPLADFKVGVDNVIFSVDTAQNRLLVLLVMRHQEPFLNSWSLPGTLVRQGESLEDAAYRILSEKIRVKNLYLEQLYTFGGPSRDPREASDSYGVRYLSVSYFALVRFEEAELIADGVTGIAWYPVKQLPQLAFDHNKILAYGHRRLRNKLEYSPVAFEVLPEVFTLNDLYQLYTTVLGEIFSDYSNFRARLLKLGFLYDTGIKVSRGAGRPASLYKFDAEAFAPFKDKPLVFL